From Herpetosiphon gulosus, the proteins below share one genomic window:
- a CDS encoding helix-turn-helix transcriptional regulator has translation MGRKSKQGTSYLRLLREERGISLTEMVRLVGYTKGYISAVETGVSKPTSAFLHAYERALGLGEGSLAASAEQAISQVLTTAQAGLMPEPPKLDPALLPVANKGAVLEGVQSILLQAIAMVTAAAKQSPWPGAEIVVTFQSEHDPLTVFPELAVPWRAALRQALHAGWNVVHLWRLRIENQHRFELIARMLSMLGYRGKYQPYLFPNHVLPGAPADVIIVPGQGALWLFGSRQSKHVDSGFFFPPDSPHYPLISQFATTMRSQTQPLLEVYPERSLDFKALALQFEVEDGAQLLLKEGLSFQSMPIAIRNACIQRILQAPLVRSLQEQTHLEVWCQQLLDHHRQRVHLFEQFLQDRQHEARHVVTKTAILRLLSHGELPADDWLRDQPQSQLTVAEALAWLRHVIWLLQVYPNYQLAIVDAIDPAYFPVAWKVEGRQTLILESWQAADTEDGRENVNIIIHDRTIAQSFREHFFNYWERLSSRERNKDCVIDWLQSQVMQPVKL, from the coding sequence GTGGGACGCAAATCCAAGCAAGGTACGTCGTACCTTCGTCTACTCCGCGAAGAACGTGGGATTTCACTAACCGAGATGGTCAGGCTGGTCGGCTATACCAAAGGTTATATTTCAGCTGTCGAAACTGGGGTTTCCAAGCCAACCAGCGCCTTTTTACATGCCTACGAGCGAGCCTTGGGGTTGGGCGAGGGCAGTTTGGCCGCAAGCGCTGAGCAAGCAATTAGTCAAGTGCTGACCACCGCCCAAGCAGGCTTGATGCCTGAGCCACCTAAACTTGACCCAGCCCTCTTGCCGGTTGCCAATAAAGGTGCAGTTTTAGAAGGTGTCCAATCGATCCTGTTGCAGGCGATTGCCATGGTGACCGCCGCCGCCAAGCAAAGCCCATGGCCTGGGGCTGAAATTGTCGTGACCTTTCAAAGTGAGCATGACCCATTGACGGTATTTCCTGAATTGGCGGTGCCATGGCGAGCAGCTTTACGCCAAGCCTTGCACGCTGGCTGGAATGTGGTGCATCTCTGGCGCTTGCGGATTGAAAATCAACATCGGTTTGAATTAATTGCCCGGATGCTTTCGATGCTGGGCTATCGCGGCAAATATCAGCCCTATCTTTTTCCCAACCATGTATTGCCTGGTGCGCCTGCCGATGTGATTATTGTGCCTGGTCAAGGGGCGTTATGGCTGTTTGGCAGTCGCCAATCCAAACATGTTGATAGTGGCTTTTTCTTTCCCCCTGATAGCCCGCATTATCCATTAATTAGTCAATTTGCTACCACCATGCGTTCGCAGACCCAACCGCTGCTCGAAGTGTATCCCGAACGTTCGTTAGATTTCAAAGCCTTGGCCTTGCAATTTGAGGTCGAGGATGGCGCTCAATTATTGTTAAAAGAAGGTCTTAGTTTTCAATCGATGCCAATTGCAATTCGCAACGCTTGTATTCAACGGATTTTGCAAGCGCCCTTAGTGCGTTCACTGCAAGAACAGACCCATTTGGAAGTGTGGTGTCAGCAACTGTTAGATCACCATCGCCAACGTGTCCATTTATTTGAGCAATTTTTGCAAGATCGTCAGCACGAGGCGCGTCATGTTGTTACCAAAACCGCAATTTTGCGTTTATTGAGCCATGGCGAACTGCCTGCCGACGATTGGCTACGTGATCAGCCGCAAAGTCAGTTGACAGTAGCCGAGGCTTTGGCATGGTTGCGTCATGTGATTTGGCTCTTGCAAGTCTATCCAAATTATCAACTGGCGATCGTTGATGCGATTGATCCAGCCTACTTTCCAGTAGCGTGGAAGGTCGAAGGTCGTCAAACCTTGATTTTGGAATCGTGGCAAGCAGCTGATACTGAAGATGGTCGCGAAAACGTCAATATTATTATTCATGATCGGACAATTGCCCAATCATTCCGTGAACATTTTTTCAACTACTGGGAGCGTTTGAGTAGCCGCGAGCGCAACAAAGATTGTGTGATCGATTGGTTGCAGAGCCAAGTGATGCAGCCTGTCAAGCTGTAA
- a CDS encoding PQQ-binding-like beta-propeller repeat protein has translation MANQWNPNMSPYRQDRSSCIPVLLIIFVLTLGIGGGIYFFVNNVMNEAFESSITQVSSQMETAVVGGSGANEPAIAGSVLYSSTQLAYDRNGDERNELLVQITSNNKYSMALLDGADGKPIWQTELGSESYELVALDKYVAVIKERDFRLFNSQDGTFGWQTRLTDRLQSNPPMVFIADDLLVIQTYDNILTAYELKTGSQRWQKTLEASYASDLVRLGDELCGTERDAESLEFVVCYALKTGEQRQAIQLNNDWTEQVEWIADPLNNDGILRLQSDPEPITLSAIGLDQQQRWSVELDEAFYYSFRGSEQRFANSSDSLAIGAEQHIAIITAERKVVMYSLTDYALTPLGFDNDVLYVSAVKQRGTNTVSILAINAQTAELIWRLDDLGESHEWSGSGKIQGVVVPGEGMIFGWLDPEIDDLVRVQLLKRQDGTVGWSFQQQMFIGQVPVLTRTGNALLIQTSDGLAMTNLRTGESLWTLTR, from the coding sequence ATGGCGAATCAATGGAATCCGAATATGTCGCCCTATCGGCAGGATCGTTCCTCATGTATTCCAGTATTGCTGATTATTTTCGTGCTAACGCTCGGGATTGGTGGTGGGATTTATTTTTTCGTCAATAATGTGATGAACGAGGCCTTTGAATCGAGCATTACCCAAGTCTCATCGCAAATGGAAACGGCAGTGGTTGGTGGGAGTGGGGCAAATGAACCAGCGATTGCAGGCTCGGTGCTCTATAGTTCAACCCAATTAGCCTATGATCGCAATGGTGACGAGCGGAATGAACTTTTGGTTCAAATCACCAGCAATAACAAATATTCAATGGCCTTGCTCGATGGCGCTGATGGCAAACCAATTTGGCAAACTGAGCTTGGCAGCGAATCCTATGAGTTGGTTGCCCTTGATAAGTATGTAGCAGTGATTAAAGAACGCGATTTTCGCTTATTTAATAGTCAAGATGGCACATTTGGCTGGCAAACCCGCTTAACTGATCGGCTCCAAAGTAATCCACCAATGGTATTTATTGCTGATGACCTCTTGGTAATTCAGACTTACGATAATATTTTGACGGCCTATGAATTGAAAACAGGCAGCCAACGATGGCAAAAAACCTTGGAAGCGAGCTATGCCAGTGATTTGGTGCGGCTTGGTGATGAATTATGTGGAACTGAACGTGATGCTGAATCGTTAGAGTTTGTAGTTTGCTACGCCTTGAAAACTGGCGAACAGCGCCAAGCCATCCAATTGAATAACGATTGGACCGAACAAGTGGAATGGATTGCTGATCCGCTAAACAACGATGGAATTTTGCGCTTACAAAGTGATCCTGAGCCAATTACGCTCTCAGCGATTGGGCTTGATCAGCAGCAGCGCTGGAGTGTTGAGCTGGATGAGGCGTTTTACTATAGTTTTCGCGGTAGTGAGCAACGCTTTGCCAATAGTAGTGATAGTTTGGCGATTGGGGCTGAGCAACATATCGCGATTATTACCGCTGAACGCAAGGTTGTTATGTATAGTTTGACCGATTATGCGCTGACCCCGTTGGGTTTTGATAATGATGTTTTATATGTTTCGGCAGTCAAGCAGCGCGGCACCAATACGGTCAGCATTTTAGCGATCAATGCCCAAACTGCTGAACTCATTTGGCGGCTTGACGACCTTGGTGAATCGCATGAGTGGAGTGGCAGCGGTAAAATTCAAGGGGTTGTTGTCCCTGGTGAGGGTATGATCTTTGGCTGGCTCGACCCCGAAATTGATGATTTGGTACGGGTGCAATTACTCAAACGCCAAGATGGCACGGTTGGCTGGTCGTTCCAACAACAGATGTTTATTGGTCAAGTACCTGTATTAACTCGAACCGGCAATGCTTTGCTGATTCAGACCAGCGACGGTTTGGCAATGACCAATTTACGGACTGGCGAAAGTTTGTGGACGCTAACGCGCTAA
- a CDS encoding sigma-70 family RNA polymerase sigma factor translates to MTKYETMNVAKNQPELEDAPEGWELEPGFNDEDVELAIVNLRRKKTLYSEAVEDSVQMYLREIGEVELLTAEEEITLAKQIETGRKAEHQLQTEQYATWDERTALERRVDFGNEGRRKLTQANLRLVVSVAKKYIGNHMSFMDLIQEGNIGLMRAVEKFDYRKGNRFSTYATWWIRQAVTRAIAEQSRTIRLPVHLSESIAQMRRVAYQLEQALQREATPDELADALGVSLRKVKRMLNASVQPVSLEQPIGKEGQGRVGEFLADDTDEAPLEQATRMMLQDELADALSQLPDRERQILLLRYGLADGKRRTLEEVGAEFGITRERTRQIEAEAMRHLRQPNVGQHLRAYLD, encoded by the coding sequence ATGACAAAGTATGAAACGATGAATGTAGCAAAAAACCAACCGGAACTCGAAGATGCCCCCGAGGGCTGGGAGCTTGAGCCGGGTTTTAATGATGAAGACGTAGAATTAGCAATTGTAAACCTACGCCGCAAGAAAACGCTCTATTCCGAGGCTGTCGAAGATTCAGTCCAGATGTATTTGCGTGAAATCGGCGAGGTTGAGTTGCTCACCGCCGAGGAAGAAATTACGCTGGCCAAGCAAATTGAAACCGGGCGCAAGGCGGAACATCAGTTGCAAACCGAGCAGTATGCAACCTGGGATGAACGTACCGCCCTCGAACGCCGCGTTGATTTTGGTAATGAAGGCCGCCGCAAGCTGACCCAAGCCAATTTGCGCTTGGTTGTAAGCGTTGCCAAAAAATATATTGGCAATCATATGTCGTTCATGGATTTGATCCAAGAAGGCAATATCGGCCTGATGCGGGCGGTCGAGAAATTCGATTATCGCAAGGGTAATCGTTTTTCAACCTATGCCACATGGTGGATTCGCCAAGCAGTTACGCGTGCGATCGCCGAGCAAAGCCGCACCATCCGCTTGCCAGTCCACTTGAGCGAATCAATTGCCCAAATGCGCCGTGTCGCTTACCAGCTTGAGCAAGCCTTGCAACGTGAAGCAACGCCTGATGAATTGGCCGATGCCCTGGGCGTAAGTTTGCGCAAGGTCAAGCGTATGTTGAATGCTTCGGTTCAGCCAGTGTCGTTGGAGCAACCAATTGGCAAAGAAGGCCAAGGCCGTGTTGGCGAATTTTTGGCCGACGATACCGATGAAGCCCCACTTGAGCAGGCCACCCGCATGATGTTGCAAGATGAATTGGCCGATGCGCTCTCGCAATTGCCCGACCGCGAACGCCAAATCTTGTTGCTGCGCTATGGCTTGGCCGATGGTAAACGCCGCACACTCGAAGAAGTTGGCGCTGAATTCGGGATTACCCGCGAACGAACCCGCCAAATCGAAGCCGAAGCGATGCGCCACCTGCGCCAACCCAATGTTGGTCAACACCTGCGAGCCTATCTTGATTAA
- the rpmB gene encoding 50S ribosomal protein L28 — MAVCQMTGKKRSFGHNVSHAKNRTNRSWKPNIQWAMVEVNGQMKRMKVSTRYIRTMYKDR; from the coding sequence ATGGCAGTCTGCCAAATGACGGGGAAAAAGCGCTCCTTCGGCCACAATGTGAGCCACGCTAAAAACCGCACCAACCGCTCATGGAAACCAAATATCCAATGGGCTATGGTTGAAGTTAATGGCCAAATGAAGCGAATGAAAGTTAGCACCCGCTATATTCGCACCATGTACAAAGATCGCTAA
- a CDS encoding Asp23/Gls24 family envelope stress response protein, with product MNEKTSLANVRQNDAGRIEVHSRAIATVVAGAVVRCYGVVGMAPRNLRDSVAHVLRPEDQYKGIDVQVSTEAITVDLFVIIEYGTRIATVARNIMESVQYAVVHALGEANITVNVHVQGLRIEQADKEPKDATEGQPSRWRRFGVMGGLRGQRTEESN from the coding sequence GTGAACGAGAAAACAAGTCTCGCGAATGTGCGCCAAAATGACGCTGGACGCATCGAAGTACATTCTCGCGCCATTGCTACTGTGGTAGCCGGGGCGGTTGTGCGGTGCTACGGTGTTGTGGGCATGGCCCCGCGCAATTTACGCGATAGTGTCGCCCATGTCTTGCGACCAGAAGATCAATATAAAGGCATAGACGTTCAAGTGAGTACCGAGGCAATTACAGTTGATCTGTTTGTGATCATCGAGTATGGCACGCGGATTGCCACAGTTGCCCGTAATATTATGGAAAGCGTCCAATATGCTGTGGTGCATGCACTCGGCGAGGCCAATATCACGGTCAATGTGCATGTCCAAGGCTTACGGATCGAACAAGCTGATAAAGAACCAAAAGATGCAACCGAAGGCCAGCCCAGCCGCTGGCGACGTTTTGGCGTAATGGGAGGTCTGCGTGGACAGCGCACCGAAGAATCAAATTGA
- a CDS encoding DAK2 domain-containing protein, with translation MDSAPKNQIDGTRLLAVLRAAAAWFSQNVATVNALNVFPVPDGDTGTNMNLTLTAALKDVQNDASVAVVAERVYRGALMGARGNSGVILSQILRGLSQGMAGQQVCTPEILVTALEQAATTAYKAVIKPVEGTMLTVIRETSEATRAGFQPEMNWHEVLDLIVKGARVSVDNTPNLMKMLRDAGVVDAGGEGLYLLFEGAQAFARGEQLEQRVAPVDQLAMAFDDIHSDDDFGYCTNFMIQGENIPYEDVRSTIAEMGTSVVAVGDERLVKVHLHTLRPGDALNYAVQWGSLGAIEITNMDKQRSDLHAAQAQQASQPARVKLDEPVSDVGVVAVAPGQGFRVLFESLNVGEVVTGGQTMNPSIQDLVTAIDKLPQPEVIVLPNNSNVILAAQQAQQVTTKVVHVIPTKTVPQGMAAMFAFNYAVGANDNVQAMSRAIKDITTAEITTAVRDATVNDVEVRDGQTIGLLNGALVESGDQPDEVIDRILARMDLDDHEIVTIYYGEQCSAEQAEALAHKINATYPALDVEVQNGGQPFYDYILSAE, from the coding sequence GTGGACAGCGCACCGAAGAATCAAATTGATGGTACGCGGCTGTTGGCGGTACTCCGCGCAGCCGCCGCATGGTTTAGCCAGAATGTGGCGACTGTCAACGCCCTAAATGTGTTTCCTGTGCCCGATGGCGATACCGGAACCAACATGAACCTTACGCTGACAGCGGCGCTCAAAGATGTTCAGAATGATGCCTCAGTTGCGGTGGTGGCTGAACGGGTCTATCGCGGGGCTTTGATGGGCGCTCGCGGTAACTCGGGCGTGATTCTTTCACAAATTCTGCGCGGACTTTCGCAGGGCATGGCCGGACAGCAGGTTTGTACGCCTGAAATTCTGGTAACTGCGCTTGAACAGGCCGCTACCACTGCCTACAAAGCGGTGATCAAGCCAGTCGAAGGCACGATGCTCACCGTTATTCGCGAAACTAGCGAAGCCACTCGCGCCGGATTTCAGCCCGAAATGAATTGGCATGAAGTTCTGGATTTGATTGTTAAAGGTGCGCGAGTTTCGGTCGATAATACGCCCAACCTCATGAAAATGTTACGTGATGCAGGCGTGGTCGATGCTGGTGGCGAAGGCTTGTATCTGCTCTTTGAGGGTGCACAGGCTTTTGCGCGGGGCGAACAACTTGAACAACGAGTTGCACCTGTCGATCAGTTGGCGATGGCGTTTGACGACATTCATAGCGATGATGATTTTGGCTATTGCACCAACTTTATGATCCAAGGCGAAAATATCCCTTACGAAGATGTGCGCAGCACGATTGCCGAGATGGGCACATCGGTGGTGGCCGTCGGCGATGAGCGCTTGGTCAAGGTGCACTTGCACACGCTACGGCCTGGCGATGCGCTGAATTATGCCGTGCAATGGGGCAGCCTTGGGGCAATTGAAATCACCAATATGGATAAACAGCGCAGCGATCTGCATGCGGCCCAAGCGCAACAAGCCAGCCAACCAGCCCGCGTCAAGCTCGACGAGCCAGTCAGCGATGTTGGAGTGGTCGCGGTTGCACCAGGCCAAGGCTTCCGCGTGCTGTTCGAATCATTAAATGTGGGCGAGGTGGTGACAGGCGGCCAAACTATGAATCCTTCGATCCAAGATTTGGTCACGGCCATCGATAAGTTGCCGCAGCCAGAGGTGATTGTGTTGCCCAATAATAGCAACGTGATTTTGGCAGCGCAACAAGCCCAGCAAGTAACCACAAAAGTTGTGCATGTGATTCCAACCAAAACCGTGCCCCAAGGTATGGCGGCGATGTTTGCCTTTAATTATGCAGTTGGCGCAAACGATAATGTGCAGGCCATGAGCCGCGCGATCAAAGATATTACCACGGCAGAAATTACCACCGCCGTGCGCGATGCTACGGTTAATGATGTTGAAGTGCGCGACGGCCAGACGATTGGCTTGCTCAACGGCGCACTGGTTGAATCTGGCGATCAGCCCGACGAAGTGATTGATCGCATTCTAGCACGGATGGATTTAGACGATCATGAGATCGTTACCATCTATTATGGCGAACAATGTTCGGCGGAACAGGCTGAAGCACTAGCCCACAAAATCAATGCGACCTACCCGGCGCTTGATGTTGAGGTGCAAAACGGCGGACAACCATTTTATGATTACATTCTCTCTGCGGAGTGA
- a CDS encoding DegV family protein: MARVKIITDSTADIPPALAQELNITVIPIYVHFGDQTLRAGIDISNEQFYRRMAEGGPYPYTTAPAPGVFEQYYRQFSREYDGVFSIHLSNRFGGVVKAATIARDKLPASLTRVEVIDSTSTSLGLGMVAIAAARAALDGASIDEVHRVVMQTIQLTHVVFFVDSIDYLERSGRLSQASAMLGSMQRIKPLLILDDGEIVPYDRTRTRAKAIEGLFTFIEDFPKVEQVAIMHSTTPDDVEKLLEKIDPIYPRDQVMIVEYGPALGAHLGPNAMGVVVYEGME; encoded by the coding sequence ATGGCGCGAGTAAAGATTATTACCGATAGCACTGCTGATATTCCACCAGCACTAGCACAAGAACTGAATATCACCGTTATTCCAATCTATGTGCATTTTGGTGATCAGACGTTGCGAGCTGGAATCGACATTAGCAACGAGCAGTTTTATCGGCGGATGGCCGAGGGTGGGCCGTATCCTTATACGACCGCACCAGCACCAGGAGTGTTTGAACAGTATTATCGTCAATTTTCCCGTGAATATGACGGGGTATTTTCAATTCACTTGTCGAATCGATTCGGTGGCGTGGTTAAAGCGGCGACGATTGCCCGCGATAAATTGCCAGCTTCGCTGACCCGCGTTGAGGTAATTGATAGTACCTCGACTTCGCTAGGCTTAGGTATGGTGGCAATAGCCGCAGCCCGGGCAGCGCTCGATGGAGCCTCAATTGATGAAGTGCATCGCGTTGTCATGCAAACTATTCAATTGACCCATGTGGTGTTTTTTGTTGATTCAATTGATTATCTCGAACGCAGCGGGCGTTTATCCCAAGCCTCAGCCATGCTTGGCTCGATGCAACGGATCAAGCCGTTGTTGATTCTTGATGATGGTGAAATTGTGCCCTACGATCGCACCCGCACCCGAGCCAAAGCGATCGAAGGCTTATTTACCTTTATCGAAGATTTCCCCAAGGTCGAACAAGTGGCAATTATGCACAGCACCACACCTGATGATGTTGAGAAATTGCTCGAAAAGATCGACCCAATCTATCCGCGTGATCAAGTTATGATTGTCGAATATGGGCCAGCGCTTGGGGCGCACCTTGGGCCAAATGCCATGGGTGTGGTGGTCTACGAAGGCATGGAGTAA
- a CDS encoding DegV family protein: protein MAIIVTDSTADIPAGLAAENDIHVIPLTVNFDAESFADGVEITHDQFYARLVESNNLPTTSQPSVGAFEQLYRAIGNDEPIISIHIAGKLSGTIRSAQQAAELLPDFDIRVIDVQSTTMSQGWAALLAARAAKEGKSADEIVALVHSIVERTRLLAALDTLRYLEKGGRIGKTRALLGTLLNVKPIIDVRDGEVKPFEQVRSKKKAVARLIEEARSMAPFEELAVLYSRNEAEAREFAQSLNEIFPADRIVLAEIGAVVGTHIGPGALGFTGVRKNK from the coding sequence GTGGCGATTATTGTAACCGACAGCACTGCTGATATTCCCGCTGGTTTGGCAGCAGAAAACGACATTCATGTGATTCCATTGACAGTTAATTTCGATGCTGAATCATTTGCCGATGGTGTGGAAATTACTCATGATCAATTTTATGCTCGCTTAGTTGAAAGCAACAATTTGCCGACAACCTCGCAGCCTTCAGTCGGCGCGTTTGAGCAATTGTATCGGGCAATTGGCAACGACGAGCCAATTATCTCGATTCATATTGCTGGCAAATTGAGTGGCACAATTCGCTCGGCCCAGCAAGCAGCCGAATTATTGCCCGATTTTGATATTCGGGTGATCGATGTGCAAAGCACCACTATGTCGCAAGGTTGGGCGGCATTATTGGCTGCCCGCGCTGCCAAAGAAGGCAAATCGGCTGATGAGATTGTGGCATTGGTGCATAGCATCGTCGAGCGCACCCGCTTGTTGGCAGCTTTGGATACCTTGCGCTACCTCGAAAAGGGTGGCCGCATTGGCAAAACCCGCGCCTTGCTTGGTACGTTACTGAATGTTAAGCCGATTATCGATGTGCGTGATGGCGAGGTAAAACCGTTCGAGCAAGTGCGCAGCAAGAAAAAAGCTGTGGCCCGCTTGATCGAAGAAGCTCGTAGCATGGCTCCGTTTGAAGAATTAGCGGTGCTCTATTCACGCAATGAAGCTGAAGCTCGCGAATTTGCCCAAAGCCTCAACGAGATTTTCCCCGCTGATCGAATTGTGCTGGCCGAAATTGGCGCGGTCGTGGGAACCCACATCGGCCCGGGTGCACTTGGTTTCACTGGTGTACGTAAAAATAAATAA
- the apbC gene encoding iron-sulfur cluster carrier protein ApbC — MGLFGKRADAPTQEAVLAALATVQEPELGGNLVARKMIKELNIDGGRVVVLVDLTTPACPFKEQLANDVRAALAQVPGVSEVEVDFTATVRSYNGIPDKARVPGVSHILAVASGKGGVGKSTVAVNLAVALAQEGAKVGLLDADIYGPSAPLMTGARGKPGITENQKIAPLEAHGIKIISVGYFVDDSQPLVWRGPMISSMLRQFLFEVDWGHLDYLIVDLPPGTGDIQLTLAQSIPLSGAVVVTTPQDVALADAIKGVEMFRKLNVPILGIVENMSYFIAPDTGKRYDIFGHGGARTASSKLGVPFLGEIPLGMPIREGGDTGQPAVTQSAKDAYADSFRDVARTLAGRISIETMVAA; from the coding sequence ATGGGCTTGTTTGGGAAACGGGCGGATGCGCCAACACAAGAGGCAGTCTTGGCTGCCCTTGCAACGGTGCAAGAGCCAGAACTCGGCGGCAATTTAGTTGCCCGCAAAATGATCAAAGAGCTTAACATTGATGGCGGACGGGTTGTTGTTTTGGTCGATCTCACCACGCCAGCATGTCCATTCAAGGAACAACTGGCCAACGATGTTCGCGCAGCTTTGGCACAAGTGCCGGGCGTAAGCGAAGTCGAGGTCGATTTCACCGCGACCGTGCGGTCATACAATGGGATTCCCGATAAAGCTCGGGTTCCCGGGGTTAGCCATATTTTGGCGGTAGCTTCGGGCAAAGGCGGCGTAGGTAAATCGACGGTTGCAGTCAACTTGGCAGTCGCTTTGGCCCAAGAAGGTGCAAAGGTTGGCTTGCTTGATGCCGATATTTATGGGCCAAGCGCCCCCTTGATGACTGGCGCACGTGGCAAACCAGGCATTACCGAAAATCAAAAAATTGCCCCGCTCGAAGCGCACGGCATCAAAATCATTTCGGTGGGCTATTTTGTTGATGATAGCCAGCCCTTGGTTTGGCGTGGGCCGATGATTTCATCGATGTTGCGCCAATTTTTGTTCGAGGTTGATTGGGGCCATCTCGATTATTTGATCGTCGATTTGCCACCTGGCACTGGCGATATTCAACTCACATTGGCGCAATCGATTCCACTTTCTGGCGCGGTTGTGGTAACGACACCGCAAGATGTAGCCCTTGCTGATGCGATTAAAGGCGTTGAGATGTTCCGCAAGTTGAATGTACCCATCTTGGGGATTGTCGAGAACATGAGCTACTTTATTGCACCTGATACTGGCAAGCGCTACGACATTTTTGGTCATGGCGGCGCTCGAACCGCTAGCAGCAAATTGGGTGTACCATTCTTAGGTGAAATACCTTTGGGCATGCCAATTCGCGAAGGTGGCGATACTGGCCAACCAGCGGTTACCCAAAGCGCCAAAGATGCCTATGCTGATTCGTTCCGCGATGTTGCTCGCACTTTAGCAGGCCGCATCAGTATTGAAACCATGGTGGCGGCCTAG
- the moaA gene encoding GTP 3',8-cyclase MoaA → MMPIELLEQPQTLQTRSNAPAHDAHGRRINYLRISLTDRCNFRCFYCMPEWGMQFAPKPELLTNAELIRLVRIMAQTGFEKIRLTGGEPTLRRDLVSLVEAIANTPGIREVSMTTNALLLAPIAQQLADAGLKRVNISIDSLNPESFRKITRGGDLARVWAGIEAAEQAGLTPLKLNCVVVRGVNDHEVLNLARLTIDKPWQMRFIEVMPLVGVADVADNGVVPSNQLIAQIEAEFGLDFLGWYGADPARTYQIPGAQGKIGFISSISDPFCATCNRMRLTADGKLHLCLLRDNELDLRAALRGSSSDEELEALVRHAVWIKPWGHGLPDGVKPTVRGMSELGG, encoded by the coding sequence ATGATGCCGATAGAATTGTTGGAACAACCTCAAACGCTGCAAACCCGTAGCAACGCCCCAGCCCACGATGCCCACGGGCGGCGGATTAATTACCTGCGGATTTCATTAACCGATCGCTGTAATTTTCGCTGCTTTTACTGTATGCCTGAATGGGGCATGCAATTTGCACCCAAGCCGGAACTGCTCACCAATGCTGAGTTGATTCGTTTGGTACGGATTATGGCTCAAACTGGCTTTGAAAAAATTCGGCTGACTGGTGGTGAGCCAACTTTGCGCCGCGATTTGGTCAGTCTAGTCGAGGCGATTGCCAATACTCCAGGCATTCGCGAAGTTTCGATGACCACCAATGCTTTATTATTGGCTCCGATCGCTCAGCAATTGGCCGATGCTGGCCTCAAGCGGGTCAATATCAGTATCGATTCGCTCAACCCCGAAAGCTTCCGCAAAATCACGCGTGGCGGCGATTTGGCACGAGTTTGGGCTGGCATCGAAGCCGCTGAGCAGGCTGGGCTGACTCCATTAAAACTCAATTGTGTGGTTGTGCGTGGAGTCAATGATCATGAGGTGCTTAATTTGGCGCGGCTGACGATCGATAAACCTTGGCAAATGCGTTTTATCGAAGTAATGCCCTTGGTTGGCGTAGCCGATGTTGCCGATAATGGAGTTGTGCCCAGCAACCAATTAATCGCACAAATTGAGGCTGAGTTTGGCCTCGATTTTCTTGGTTGGTATGGCGCTGATCCGGCTCGCACCTATCAAATTCCTGGGGCGCAAGGCAAAATTGGCTTTATTAGCTCAATTAGCGACCCGTTTTGTGCCACTTGCAACCGCATGCGGCTCACCGCTGATGGCAAATTACACCTGTGTTTGCTGCGCGATAATGAGCTTGACCTCCGAGCAGCCCTGCGTGGTAGCAGCAGCGACGAAGAGCTAGAAGCCTTAGTTCGCCATGCAGTTTGGATCAAACCATGGGGCCATGGCCTACCTGATGGAGTTAAGCCAACTGTTCGCGGCATGTCGGAGTTAGGTGGTTAA